A single genomic interval of Oncorhynchus mykiss isolate Arlee chromosome 13, USDA_OmykA_1.1, whole genome shotgun sequence harbors:
- the LOC110486644 gene encoding potassium voltage-gated channel subfamily A member 1 produces MTDQGMENHDKGGGEGGGEGDKKHLPEEVSESDKETKDQRNKAEKGEKETENNGSEKERVEGKRESCRRSGSLWRGGWALTERLAINVSGMRYETQLRTLAQFPDSLLGDPNRRIRYFDPLRNELFLDRNRNCFDAILYFYQSGGRLRRPANVPLDVFLDELRFYELGEEIMERFKEDEGFPKEEVPALPENEMQRKVWMLFEHPESSSGARIIAIISVMVIVVSIAIFCLETLPDFRNEKELREKFTYQPHPTLPNITILVPPTGSAFHDPFFQVETICIFWFSFELIMRLASSPSKLHFFKDVMNTIDFLAIIPFFVTLGTELARDKTSNKDPGMSLAIIRVIRLVRVFRIFKLSRHSKGLQILGQTLKASLRELALLIFFLFIGVILFSSAVYFAEADSPDTVFTSIPEAFWWAVVSMTTVGYGDMYPTTLGGKLVGSMCAIAGVLTISLPVPVIVSNFSYFYHRETECLEKISEYTHISTSLWEGEDEEGDEGEGDYTPLYVGDCKGICNPLNGTLLSGLCAGQDEWENKGNVYLREPLVTQV; encoded by the exons ATGACAGACCAAGGAATGGAGAACCATGACAAGGgtggaggtgaaggaggaggagaaggagacaagAAACATCTCCCAGAGGAGGTGAGCGAGAGCGACAAGGAGACCAAGGACCAGCGCAACAAGgcggagaagggagagaaggagacagagaacaATGGTAGTGAaaaggagagggttgaggggAAAAGGGAAAGCTGTCGTCGCTCAGGCTCCCTGTGGAGGGGGGGCTGGGCCCTGACGGAGCGGCTAGCCATCAACGTGTCAGGGATGCGCTACGAGACACAGCTCCGCACTCTGGCCCAGTTCCCTGACTCCCTCCTGGGGGACCCTAACCGCAGAATTCGCTACTTTGACCCTCTGCGCAATGAGCTGTTCCTGGACCGGAACCGGAACTGCTTTGACGCCATCCTCTACTTCTACCAGTCTGGCGGGCGGCTGCGGCGGCCTGCCAACGTGCCCCTGGATGTGTTCTTGGATGAGCTGCGCTTCTATGAGCTTGGTGAGGAGATCATGGAACGCTTCAAGGAGGATGAGGGCTTCCCCAAGGAGGAGGTGCCTGCGCTGCCTGAGAACGAGATGCAGAGGAAGGTTTGGATGCTTTTTGAGCACCCAGAATCCTCCTCGGGCGCACGCATCATCGCCATCATCAGCGTCATGGTCATTGTGGTGTCCATCGCCATCTTCTGCTTGGAGACGCTGCCTGACTTCAGGAACGAGAAGGAGCTCCGAGAG aAATTCACCTACCAGCCCCATCCTACCCTCCCCAACATCACCATCCTGGTCCCTCCCACTGGCAGTGCTTTCCATGACCCCTTCTTCCAGGTGGAGACCATATGTATCTTCTGGTTCTCCTTTGAGCTCATTATGCGCTTAGCCAGCTCCCCCAGTAAGCTCCACTTCTTCAAGGACGTGATGAACACTATCGACTTCCTCGCCATCATTCCCTTCTTCGTCACTCTGGGCACAGAGCTGGCCAGGGACAAAACCTCCAACAAGGACCCGGGCATGTCTTTGGCCATCATCAGGGTCATTAGGCTGGTCAGGGTGTTCAGGATCTTCAAGCTGTCGCGTCACTCCAAGGGCCTGCAGATCCTGGGCCAGACTCTGAAGGCCAGCCTGAGAGAGCTGGCCCTGCTCATCTTCTTCCTCTTCATCGGAGTCATCCTCTTCTCCAGCGCTGTCTACTTCGCCGAGGCGGACAGCCCCGACACGGTGTTCACCAGCATCCCCGAGGCCTTCTGGTGGGCCGTGGTCTCCATGACGACAGTGGGCTATGGGGACATGTACCCTACGACTCTGGGGGGCAAGCTGGTGGGCTCCATGTGTGCCATCGCTGGTGTGCTCACCATCTCCCTGCCAGTCCCCGTCATTGTGTCCAACTTCAGCTACTTCTATCACCGAGAGACGGAGTGTCTCGAGAAAATCAGTGAGTACACCCACATCAGCACCTCTCTCTGGGAGggtgaggatgaggagggagacgAAGGGGAGGGAGATTACACTCCCCTGTATGTGGGTGACTGCAAGGGAATCTGTAACCCCCTCAATGGGACACTGCTGTCAGGACTGTGTGCGGGGCAGGACGAGTGGGAGAACAAAGGCAACGTGTACCTCAGGGAACCCCTGGTCACTCAGGTGTGA